The following nucleotide sequence is from Pristis pectinata isolate sPriPec2 chromosome 24, sPriPec2.1.pri, whole genome shotgun sequence.
ATCCAAGAGGTGAAATGACTGGCCAAAATAATTTGGGTTTTATCTCCAAACAATGCTTCCAACATTACCAAAAGATTTCAACCTTCCATGTCTCAGGGGACGTGATTATGGATTCTCAAGGTCATGTACACATGGCTGGCAGTATTTAGAACCTGTATTCGCTTGTCACACATAGATTATTTGTCTGACTAATCAATGTGTTTGAATATTCAATCAAGTATGACAGGGTCATGGGTAACTAAACCGACCATTCATTTCTGGGTGTTTATGCTTCCTGGACTTGTGGCATTAATTGGAAAGGTAAATTACCTGAGTGGAGTGAACAGACAATGGACCCTAACAAAACTGGCCCCTGCTTTTCTGGGCTGCAGATGGGAGCCAGACTGAGAACTTTCCTTGCCAAGGTGACCAGCATTGGCCGACCTCTGGTTAGGGACAGCCAGCTGTTCTGGGCATCTGTCTGAATTGAGGTTTTGCACAAATGAAGGGCTCTTCACCTCTCTCAACCCTTGGGCCATGTCTGACTGTGACAGGTAGGCCGGACCAGCTTCCTGCTGCATCAAAGCAACCGCTCAAATGCACCGTCCCACAAACTACCATCAGCTCCCTCTGCAGAGCGTGTAACCAGGGGGAACACAGTAGCGACTCCGCGCTGTCCTCCTATTACTGCTGGACTCAAGTTCaaattcagtcacaaattcattTCTACCCCGATGTGtcgaaaaaaaaagtgcaaatcgAGTGGGTGCCAATGATTGTGATGGTCCAAATCGGTCCCCGGACAGAGTGACTATTTACAGCATGCAATCCAGCTCTCACCTGAGCCAGAGTAACTCATACACATATTGTGGATTATGCTTATTATTAGAACATTATAAGCAAACGTCTGTATGAATCAAATGATCAATCAGCTTATTGACCACAACTGAATGTAACCTCGGGGGCCCCAGGAAAGACTTAGATCATCTTCATGTTGAACTTTCTGGCTCCTCCTTGCCCGCCGCTGACTGTCGGTCCGTCCACCTTGCGGAAGGAGTATTCCACCGAGAAGTTATTCTTGTGGTGTCCTCTCCCCCTGCTCCACACGAACAGGATCAAGAAGCAGAAGAGCACCACTCCCAGGAAGGTGATGCAGCCCATCGCCGTGGACACCAGGATGGTTTTCAGATCCAGTGTAAACTTCAGGAGCACCTGCGTGTCGTTGAAGGCGGTCTCGTTGAACTCGGAGAGGGACGCGGTCCTGTTTGCAAAAGGGACTCCGTCTGATCTCTGTCCCTTCACGGTGAGCACGGCGAAGGAGGTGTCGTTGCCGCCGGCGTTGCTGGCGATGCAGATGTGGGTGCCACTGTCGTGGACCTGGACAAAGCGGATCTCCAGGGTGCCGCCCGGCAGGATGGTGGCCCGGCCGATGCTCTTGCTGGTGATCATCCTCCGCTGGGGAGACACCCACATTATCACCGGCGTTGGCTCGCCGTCCGCCCGGCAGGTGAAGTAGACAGTCTGACCTTCACCCGCCGTCACCCGCTGTGGCTTTCGGTCCCGTATTTTGGGCTTTTGGCAAGTGAAGTAGTCGTGGAGGGCGGAGTCCTCGAAGTCTGTCAGCTGGCTGCCCTGAATGTCCGCTGGCGAGGCACACACTGGCTGCTTGTGATCGAAGCTCAGCGTGTTCCTCTTCTGCAGAAGCCACAGGAGGCGACAGTCGCAGGAGAGGGGGTTGTTGTCCAAGCGCAGCACGGCCAGGTTCCCCACCGAGTGCAGGGCGTTCTCTTCCAGCGTCACCAAGAGGTTGTTGGAGATGTTGAGCACCTTCAGCTGTCTCAGGCCCAGGAAGGCGTGAGGctggatggtgctgagcattGTACTTACTAGGTACAAGTGCTGGAGCCGGATTAAGTCGCGGAAGGAGCCGGATTCGATGGTAGTTATGGGGTTATAGGACAAATTCAGCAGCTTGAGATAGATCAGGTTTCTGAAGGCTCCGGAAGGTACCGACGAGAGGTTGGTGCTGGTGATGGAGAGATAGGTGAGGTTCAAACCATATAGGGTGGTGGGAGTGATGGTCTCCAGAAGGGGCCAGGAATCGATCTCCAGTTCCTTCAGGTTGTAGAGTTTCCTGAAGTTCTGCTCCTCCAGGAAGCTGATGCTCAGGTAACGGAGCCGGAGAGTGCCCAGGTTCTGGAGGTAGGACAGGGATTCGGCAGAAACGGTGGTGAGGTTACACTTCTCAATGGTGAGTTGTTCCAGCCCGAGTAGACCACTGAAGGCCCGCTGCGAGATGTAGACCAAGTCattgtcaccgacctccagctGCTTCAGGTTCCTCAGGTCCTGGAACATGTGGTCCAGCAAGATGACGATTTTGTTCTCGCTGAGGTCCAGCCGGGTGAGGTTCGCCAGCCTTGAGAAGACGCCGGTAGGGATGAGTTTCAGTTGGTTCCCGCGTAGCTGCAGGGACCGGAGGTTGAACAAGTTGCTGAAAGCCCCGGGTTCCACGTTTGTGATGATGTTCTCGCTCAGGTCAACTTCTTCCAGAAGAGGGAAGGTCGCCAGGTCCCCGGAGCTGATGCACCGGAGCCGGTTCTTGCTCAGGTCCAGTATTTTGGTCTCAATGGGAATGCCCTCCGGGATGGCAGTCAGCCGCTTCCTGTGGCAAACCACCGACTTGATCTGGGGCGCACACTCACATCGCGCCGGGCAGCTAACTGTCGAACGGGTGACCAGAATCATCAGGGTGAGGCCGAGAAGCTGCTGCCAGCACGACGCCATGGTGTAAAACATGATGTTACTGGTGCAGTCGATCATTCTCCCATGCACCTGCGTAGAAAACACACGGACTTTAGTGAGAAATAAACTTCCTTGATCtaacatgtaaaataaaaacagagaaagctggaaaatTCAGCTGGATGAAGACAGGAGAGAGATTGCAGCCGCTGGGAACTGGAGCCACGATCCCCAAaccgccggaggaactcagcgagccgggcagcgtctgtggaggtgGACGTTTCGGTGgggaccctgcatcgggacagcAGCTTGGGGTTTTTTTTTTTCGCTCCAGAGCAGTcccggtgcagggtttcgaccgggAACCACTcctccgcctccacagatgctgctgagatgTTCCAGCAGTTTTGGTTTGAAGCAATCAACTGTGGTTGACATTGTTGGAGAGGTTCACCATACTTCAACAGACACGTCATCGTTAATTTTTCAGCTCTTTGTTGGAAgcctaagtgttttttttaaccatgttGGGACCAGTGGTCTTCCCTTTCAGCTCACTGTTCCCTGCTGGACCCCACTATCCGGGTGCCGGGTCCCGCCCACTGTCCCGCTCTCAaacctcagcaaagcagccaagAAGCACAGAGGCGGGTCAGGGGGTGTCAAACACTAAGAGACTGAAACTGGGCATCCGGGCGTTTTTAAGGTCAGAGAAGAATACCGGGGGCAGCGTGTGGGGCAACAGACCGGTCGCAGGTGTGGGCTGGCCGTCAGCTGACACTGCTGCTCCCTCCAGCCGCGTTCGACAGGCAGTGTGCTGGGCAGATTTATTGATTTCAGCTTTAATTCTGACTCAGTGTCTCCTGCAGCTCGtttaaaaaatctaatttaatttaatttcaattgtCTGTCCATGTCAAGTCCGCTTTATGTTTGACTGTATTGAGATGGATGCCTTAACCTTTAGGAGGCCTGGACAATTCCTTGTACCAACCCTGACACTGGGGTAGGTGGACAGGTTCCCTCTTCCTGACTCTCTGGATTTTCCCTGAGCAGCTGGAACAGGCCGCACACCCACTTGGGCTTCTCAAAATCCACTTCGTCCGACAGCTggtcgatggttggcatggactcaatgggcctgtttccacaccATACCTCTCTACAACTCCTTATTCCATAACCTCTGTGATTCACAAGCACGCGTCATGAGGCCAAGGTTTGCAGTGGGGCCAGGCGCTGCcgtgagggagagggaagggtgagggtggagggtttGACACTGCCGGTGGCAGCTCAGacactgatggggggggggggcatcattTGGGAGTGGGATCTGTATTCAGTGAGTGAGTGGTAGGGAAAGGGTAGCTGCGTCATCAGAGAGGAAGGTCACAAAGGGAAATATGTAATGAGATGGGATGTCCTGTGCTTGTGATGGGTATTTTTCTTCCTCCAATTCAAATGCACTGATGGAACAGTGACACAATTTCACAGGTCATGTTTAAGTCTGAATCTGGCTCTCAGAAGGTGCTGGATGATGAAgttgtcagtctttttccaatgTAGATCCTGAGGCCAAGAGCCAGAATATGTGATAGAAGCAGGGAGGGAAAGAAGACCTTCAGAAATTCGGCAGAACATACTCCTCCTTTCTTCGTTGCTGCAGTCTTTCTCATACTGGTTTCTTCTGcagaggactgagatgaggaccTTATGGGGCAATCTGCAGAAAAATCTGATTGGATGCGTCAGGAAATACTGGTGAATTGTTAGCCCTGACAGAAAGCAAACGTCAGGGCAAGGAAGAGTCGAGGATCAACCCTATTCAGGGCTTTCTGCAGAGGGTGGAGGCTAATTTATCCATCACTGGGGGTTCTGGGTATTTCTGTGTTGACCCAACCACAAAGCGGTCTCCACTATTGGTTCCTCAGACTCCAGTGCAGTATACGGAGTGCCAACCAACAGCTGGGCACTACTGTAGAAATGCACGTTACTGCCCTGTGAGTTCAGACTGGTACCATGATGGTGGAGACCAGCATTCAGAGGGGCTTCTGGTGATCATGGGAGTTCAGTAACCTCTTCTCTAACTGATTAACGGGAGGAACAAATTGGTTAATTCCTTGTAGACCCACACACTGACTGAATAACTGATCCCGTCTTCCTGCCTCTTTGCCTGTGCAGTGCTCTGAGGCAGAGCTACCCTCAAGCTGCAGTATGGCTGGTGTAGACTTTGGAGGACACTGCCGATGGCCTTGCAGGGCAACCTTGGGCAGCTGAAGCTGACAGGGTCCAGATTCAGCTTGCTCTTCTCTCAGGTGAGAGCAGGAGGGATGCTGGTGAGTGGTAATGAGCACCAGTGCTGTAATCCTGAGAATTCATTGCTTAAAGGTTCTTGACTCTCTCTGAGATCGGTGTTCTGCCTGAAGTTTTATGGGTGGCATGTTTCAATACATTCTTACTGAAACACAGATGGCTCCCACACTAGTCCTCGCAGTGAATAGTTAAAATGTGTAGATCACAGAACCGTAGAattgttgcagcacagaaggaggtgtCCATCTCAGCTCTTGACCAGAATAGTTCTCTAGCTCCAATCATTCATCCTTTCTCCGTATCATTGCAAACTTATCATCCAATTCCTCCTGAAGATCACAatcgaatcagaatcagaatcaggtttattatcactgacctatgtcctgaaatttgttgtttttcagcagcagtacagtgcaaggcataaaaattactgtaagttacaaaaataaatcaatagtgcaaaagaggaatagcgaggtagcGTGGAGGAGGTtgcttgagtggtgtcgcaacaacaatctcacacttaatgtcagcaagaccaaggattgattgaggacttcaggaaggggaagccaggagaacacacaccagtcctcaatgaggggtcagcagtggaaagggtgagcagcttcaagttcctgggcatcaacatctcagaggatctatcctgggcccaacacattgatgcaatcatgaagaatgcacgccagcagctctacttcattaggagtttgaggagatttggtacgtcactaaagactctttcaaatttctacagatgtacagtggagagcattctgactggttgcatcacagcctggtgtggaggctccaatgtgcaggattgcaagaggctgcagagggttgtagactcagccagctccatcacgggcacaacctgcctccaccacatcttcaGGCTGTTGTTGTAAGTTCCAACCATGCACTTGTATAAAAAGcgtttcctcatgtcactttaattctctcccCTTTCATTCCTGTGCTTCTAGTCCTTAACCCCTCCACCAACTGGAACAACCTCCCATTATCcacacctctcatcattttatgtacttccatcagatctcccttcCTAATTCCCAAAAGAAACCTGTCACAGCCACTCCACTTTATCCTTGTAACCGGAGTCCTTCATTCCAGGAAGCTTTCTCATAaagcttttctggaccctctctaatgctttcacatccttcctataatgaggccactagaattcagaatcaggtttactatcactgacatgtatcttggaatgtgttgttttgcggcagcagtacagcgcgaGGCatcaaaattactgtaagttacaaaataaataaataatgcaaaagaggaataatgaggtagcgttcatgggttcagggaccattcagaaatctgatggcggaggggaagaagctgttcctgaatcgttgagtgtgggtcttcaggctcctgtacctcctccctgttggtagtaatgtgaagagggcatgtcctgggtagtgGCTGAGttgacaatcctctgcagcctctttcgatcatAAAACTCCTGTTGAGGCTgggccagtgttttgtaaaggtttAACATCACTTCCCTGCTTTCACGTTTCTGTTGTTAGTGCCCAGAACTGTGCATGTTTTATCAACCACTTCATCAAGCTGCCCTCCCACTTTCAATAATGAGCACCCAGACCACAGGTCCCTGGGCTCCTGCAGCCCGTTTTAAAACAGAATCCTTTATCCTCCAGTCTCTCTCCTCATTCCTCCTACCAGAGTGCATCTCCTCACGTCTATCCGCATTAAATTAAACCCGCCCCATGTTTGCCCATTCTACCAGCCTGTgtatatcctgctgcaatctgTCACTATCCTCATCACAGTTCATAGTACTATTTATGTTGGcagctaatctttcctcatacactctctttgtctctctaatTTTAGTTTTCAATCCCCTTCTGATTCTTTATAATCAGCTCAGTTCCCACTGGACTTTACAACCTGACAGCTGTCATAAGCAGcctttcttttgtttcattgtcTTCTGTAACTCTTATCATCTAGGGAGCCCTGGATTTATTTGTTCTTCTCTTGCTGCTCATGGGAATGTGCCTCAACTATACCTgaaccatctcttccttaaaggtaTCCCATTGTTCCAAGGCAGCCCATTGTTCTATTGCAGTTTTGTCTGTCAAATTGTGGTTCCAATTCCCTGGACCAGATCCATTCTCATTCCAGTGAAACTGGCTTCCCTCCAGTCAATTATTTTTACTCTGGATTTTCTATAGCTAACCTAAATCTTATGAAGTTATGATCACTATTTTCTGCATGCTTCTGTTCCAAAACTTTGCGCACTGTTTACgtcaacggtactgaggtcgagagggttgagagcttcaagttcttaggagtgaccatcaccaatagcctgtctagttcaccagtgcctctgcttcatcaggaggctaaagggatTTAGCATGCCCCCCTTGATACTCACCAACCAcaccctagaaagcatcctatccagatatatcacgcttggtatggcaactgcactgctcaagactgcaagagttgtggacacagctcagcacatcacagaaaccagccttccctccatggactctgtctacacttcttgctacctcagtaaagcagccggcacaatcaaagaccccacccatcccagacattctctcttctcccctctcccgtcgggaagacaataaaaaagcctgaaagcacgtaccaccaggcttaaggacagcttctatcccactgttataagaccattgaacggtcccctagtacgataagatggacacttgacctcaccatctacctcgttatggccttgcaccttattgtctgcctgcactgcactttctctgtaactgtaacactttattctgcattctgtcattgttttcccttgtactacctcaatgcactgtttggTAGTTCTTAGTTGTAGTGATTACCATAATTGCATGTAAAGACAAGTTAGACAAATGTGAGAGAGAAC
It contains:
- the LOC127582485 gene encoding leucine-rich repeat and immunoglobulin-like domain-containing nogo receptor-interacting protein 3, whose product is MIDCTSNIMFYTMASCWQQLLGLTLMILVTRSTVSCPARCECAPQIKSVVCHRKRLTAIPEGIPIETKILDLSKNRLRCISSGDLATFPLLEEVDLSENIITNVEPGAFSNLFNLRSLQLRGNQLKLIPTGVFSRLANLTRLDLSENKIVILLDHMFQDLRNLKQLEVGDNDLVYISQRAFSGLLGLEQLTIEKCNLTTVSAESLSYLQNLGTLRLRYLSISFLEEQNFRKLYNLKELEIDSWPLLETITPTTLYGLNLTYLSITSTNLSSVPSGAFRNLIYLKLLNLSYNPITTIESGSFRDLIRLQHLYLVSTMLSTIQPHAFLGLRQLKVLNISNNLLVTLEENALHSVGNLAVLRLDNNPLSCDCRLLWLLQKRNTLSFDHKQPVCASPADIQGSQLTDFEDSALHDYFTCQKPKIRDRKPQRVTAGEGQTVYFTCRADGEPTPVIMWVSPQRRMITSKSIGRATILPGGTLEIRFVQVHDSGTHICIASNAGGNDTSFAVLTVKGQRSDGVPFANRTASLSEFNETAFNDTQVLLKFTLDLKTILVSTAMGCITFLGVVLFCFLILFVWSRGRGHHKNNFSVEYSFRKVDGPTVSGGQGGARKFNMKMI